CATGGTCACGCTGCTCCGGCACCTCGATCCGACGCGCTTCCGCCGCATCCTCGCCGTGGTCGACCTGCGCGACGCCGTCTACCGCGCAGACGTGCCTTCCGGCGTCGAGCTCGTCGACCTCGCCTGCACGCGGGTGCGCAAGGCGATTCCCGGGCTGCTTCGCCTGGTCTGGCGCCTCCGACCCGACCTGGTCTTCTCGACGCTCGGTAGCCTGAACCTCGTGATCGCCGCACTGCGCCCCGTCATGCCGCGGAAGACCGCGTTCATCGGCCGCGAGGCGAACACCGTCTCGGAGCAGCTGAAGGAGTTCCCGAACCGCGCGCTCTGGCGGCTCGCGTATCGCTCGCTCTACCGGCGCTTCGACGCCGTCGTGTGTCAGTCGAAGTACATGCAGCGGGATCTGGTCGAGTGCCACGGGCTTCCGATCGAGAAGACCGTGGTGATCCACAACCCGGTGGATCTCGAGCGCATCCGCGCCGGGCTTCCGCAGCAGCGGCGAATCCGCGCCCCGGGCGACCCGCTCCGACTGGTCGCGGCCGGGCGCCTGGCCCCGGCGAAGGGCTTCGATCTGCTGATCGACGCGATCGCGCTGCTCCGGGACGTCGACGTCCGCGTCTCGATCCTCGGCGACGGTCCGCTCCGGACCGAGCTCGAGGCGCGGATCGCGCGACTGGGGCTCGAGCACGCCGTGAGCCTGCTCGGCTTCCGGCCGGATCCCCAGCGCCACTTCGCCGAGTCGGACGCGCTGGTGCTCTCGTCCCGCTACGAGGGCCTTCCGAACGTCGTGCTCGAGGCGCTGGCGTGCGGAATCGGCGTGATCGCGACGCCCGCGATCGGCGGCGTCGCGGAGATCCTCGACGGTGTCGCGGGCTGCGCGATGGCGGACGAGATCTCCGCGCCCGCGCTCGCGCGGGCGATCCGGAGCTGGGCGGCGACTCCGTTTCCCGGGATCGCGCCGGCTGCGTTGGACCGGTTCAGGCCGGCGGAGATCTCGGAGCAGTATGCGCGGCTCTTCGAGCGGGTCTGCGAGCGGCGCTAGCCGGTCGCCGCCGACGCCGGGCTACACCTGGTAGTACTCGCGGTACCACTCGACGAACTTCCGCACGCCGGTCTCCACGCTCGTCACGGGGCGGTAACCGACGTCGGCCGCCAGATCGCTCACGTCGGCCTCGGTGTCGGGAACGTCGCCCGGCTGCAGCGGGAGCATCTGCATCTGCGCCTTGCGGCCCAGACACTCCTCGAGAACTTCGATGTAGCGCAGCAGCGGCACCGGCCGTTGATTGCCGATGTTGTAGATCCGGTACGGAGCCAGGCTGGTCGCGGGATCCGGGTCGGCTCCGTTCCAGTCGGGGTTCGGCGCCGCGACCCGGTCGAGCGTGCGGATCACTCCCTCGACGACGTCGTCGATGTAGGTGAAGTCGCGCTTGTGCCGCCCGTGGTTGAACACGCGGATCGGCTCTCCGGCCAGGATCGCCTTGGTGAACAGGAAGAGCGCCATGTCGGGCCGGCCCCAGGGGCCGTACACCGTGAAGAAGCGCAGCCCCGTGCACGCGAAGCGGAACAGATGCGCGTAGCTGTGCGCCATCATCTCGTTGGCCTTCTTCGTCGCCGCGTACAGGGTGAGCGGGTGCTCGCTGCCGCGGTGAACGGAGAACGGCAGGTTCGTGTTCGCGCCGTAGACGGAGCTCGTCGACGCGAAGACCAGATGCTCGACGCCGTGCTGGCGGCAGCCCTCGAGCACGTGCAGGAAGCCCGTCAGGTTGCTCGACACGTACACGTGCGGATTGGTCATCGCGTAGCGGACGCCGGCCTGAGCGGCGAGGCTCACGACTCGGCGGGGCGCGTGCTCGGCGAAGACCGCCTCGATCGCGGCCCGATCGGCCAGGTCCGCGTTCACGTGTCGGTAGCGGGGGTGATCGAGGTGCCGCGCGAGCCGCGCCCGCTTCAGGCTAGCGTCGTAGTAGTCGCCGAGGTTGTCGATCCCGACCACCTCGTCGCCGCGCTCCAGGAGCCGCAAGCTCAGCGCCGAGCCGACGAACCCGGCGCTGCCGGTCACGAGGATCTTCATGCGAGTCTGGCTCCCGGCCGCAAGAGTGCAGAATTCCAGGGACCGGACGCCACGCGACCGGCGTCTACAGCCCCACGTCCCACGCGCAGCGCAGGCCGACACCCAGGGTGATCTTGTCGAAGTCTTCGGTCTCGATCTCTTCGCCGCTGCCGAGGCTCTGGTCCTTCGTCGAGTGGTAGTAGCGCCCGACGACGAAGGCGTTCAGCTGCTTGCGCATCTGCCAGTCGAGCCGAGCCGTGAGGATCGTGTAGGTGCGATCTTCCTCCGAGGAGCCGCCGAAGCACTGGTAGACCGGAATCAGGTCGAGCGGGTCCTGGGGATGCGGAACCGTCCCCACGATCTGTGCGCTGCCGCCGGCCCGGCATTCGAACCTAGTCGGCTCGGTGAGCGACGGAATGACCGTTGCGGAGTAAGCCGGAAGCTCGTCGGACACCGAGGTCTGGAGCGCGTAATTCCCGGAGATCGAGAGCTTGACCCGCTCCGCGAGCCGGTGCGTGAGCGAGAGCGTGAACGAGTCGATGTCGAAGTTGGTCCGTCCCGAGCCTCCGGTCGACTGGGTGTCGCGGGAGTAGCCCAGCCGGATCAGGCTGCGCTCGAACGTGCGAGTGATCGCGAACGAGCCGACCACGCCAGACGAGCTCCCCGAGAAGCTCGTCTGGTCGAGCGCGACCTGCGACTGCTGGGGACACGGAAACGGAATCCCGAAGATGACGCAGACGGCGATGTAGCCGATCCCGCCGAACTGGGGGACGTCATCCCGCCTTGCGTCGGTCGTGCTCGCGCCGAGCGAGAGCTCGGTCGACCAGACCGGCGACCAGTTGCGATCCCAGCTCAGCTCCGCTTTCCAGATCTGCGAGTCGTTCGTGCCGAAGCCGACGTCCTGGTACGCGCTGTCGTCGCCGTCGACGCTCAGGCTGAGCTTGTCGCGCGCGCTCAACTGGTGATCGAGCCCGGCGCGCAGGCTCCAGAGGTTCCGGTCGCGATAGTCGCCCGTCGAGCTGTAAATCAGCTGGTTGTCCTCGTTCAGCTCGCCCGGGTCGACATGCTCGTAATTGACCCGACCCGCGCTCCCGCTCAGCCGGAACGACGTGCGCGGCGTGAGCAGGTAGCGCAGGCCGGTGCCGAGCTGGTTGCGCGCCCAGCTGGGCTGCTCGGACAGCAGCACCTCGCCGGGGGATCCCGTGCCTGCCCCCTCGGAGATCTCCTCGTAGCCGGAGTAGTAGTCGACGTAGCCGTTTCCGAACAGAGAGAGACGTGGCGTCAGCTTGCGCTCGAAGTCCCCGCGCGCGCCGCTGTCGATCCCCGAGAGGTTGGACTCCTCCCAGACGCTGCGTCCGGTCAGGCTCACGCCCAGGCGCGCGAAGCCGAGCTCTCCCGAGTTCTCGATCCACAGCCCCGGGCTGAAGCGCGTGACCAGGCTCGCCTCGTCGCCGCCCGAGTCGTTGTAGATGTTCGAGTCCCAGCCCTGCTCCAGATCGAACATCGGGCGCAGGACGGTCTTGTCCGC
This region of Deltaproteobacteria bacterium genomic DNA includes:
- a CDS encoding glycosyltransferase, with protein sequence MPNSSSSEASLGAGRVADPGAGTQRGSTLLSTSDFDPAEEADFVRTVLFIVPTLRGGGAERVMVTLLRHLDPTRFRRILAVVDLRDAVYRADVPSGVELVDLACTRVRKAIPGLLRLVWRLRPDLVFSTLGSLNLVIAALRPVMPRKTAFIGREANTVSEQLKEFPNRALWRLAYRSLYRRFDAVVCQSKYMQRDLVECHGLPIEKTVVIHNPVDLERIRAGLPQQRRIRAPGDPLRLVAAGRLAPAKGFDLLIDAIALLRDVDVRVSILGDGPLRTELEARIARLGLEHAVSLLGFRPDPQRHFAESDALVLSSRYEGLPNVVLEALACGIGVIATPAIGGVAEILDGVAGCAMADEISAPALARAIRSWAATPFPGIAPAALDRFRPAEISEQYARLFERVCERR
- a CDS encoding NAD-dependent epimerase, whose protein sequence is MKILVTGSAGFVGSALSLRLLERGDEVVGIDNLGDYYDASLKRARLARHLDHPRYRHVNADLADRAAIEAVFAEHAPRRVVSLAAQAGVRYAMTNPHVYVSSNLTGFLHVLEGCRQHGVEHLVFASTSSVYGANTNLPFSVHRGSEHPLTLYAATKKANEMMAHSYAHLFRFACTGLRFFTVYGPWGRPDMALFLFTKAILAGEPIRVFNHGRHKRDFTYIDDVVEGVIRTLDRVAAPNPDWNGADPDPATSLAPYRIYNIGNQRPVPLLRYIEVLEECLGRKAQMQMLPLQPGDVPDTEADVSDLAADVGYRPVTSVETGVRKFVEWYREYYQV